One window of Spirosoma agri genomic DNA carries:
- a CDS encoding replication initiation protein: DLNKKFTKMQLAAAISLNSAYAKRVYELLCMYKNMKDKTFKRNLVELKTMLWVIDPKTGKDSYPSWTWFQRNVLDIAVKEINGHTDITFNYKPIYGNRPGRGRKPVVEVEFAVFYQAKPEPAPLPDLHERLVKLFRLRPDQADTILATHSTEVINRQLYDIQAKTVDGKVKNVGSYTAKVFGLETKGKEK; the protein is encoded by the coding sequence GGACTTAAATAAGAAGTTTACTAAGATGCAATTGGCAGCAGCTATTTCGCTTAACTCAGCCTACGCTAAAAGGGTGTATGAGTTGTTGTGCATGTATAAAAACATGAAAGACAAGACCTTTAAGCGTAATCTGGTTGAACTTAAAACAATGCTTTGGGTAATTGACCCAAAAACAGGGAAAGACAGTTACCCAAGCTGGACTTGGTTTCAAAGGAATGTGTTAGACATTGCTGTTAAAGAAATTAACGGTCATACAGATATAACATTCAACTACAAACCTATCTACGGCAACCGCCCAGGGCGAGGTCGTAAACCCGTGGTCGAGGTCGAATTTGCGGTCTTCTACCAAGCAAAACCCGAACCTGCTCCACTACCAGACTTGCATGAGCGATTAGTAAAGCTGTTCCGACTACGGCCCGATCAGGCTGATACTATCTTGGCTACTCACTCAACCGAGGTTATTAATCGGCAACTTTACGATATTCAGGCCAAAACAGTTGATGGCAAGGTGAAGAATGTAGGCAGCTATACAGCCAAAGTATTTGGCTTAGAAACAAAGGGGAAAGAAAAGTAA